A region of the Romboutsia hominis genome:
TTAATATTCTCAATTTATTTAGCAGATAGGTTTTCTAAGAAATATATGATATCTTTCTCATTGATAGGAGTAGGACTTGTAGGTATTTATTTATCAACATTTCCTCCGTATGCAGGATTTTTAGCAGCATTTGCCGTACTTGCTATATTCGGAGAGGTTATTTATTGGCCAGTACTTTTAAAAGCAGTTAGACTTATAGCTACTGAAAAAGAGCAAGGTAGAATATTTGGTTTTTTAGAAGCTGGACGTGGTATAGTTGATACAATAGTAGCATTTTCAGCTTTAGCTATATTCTCAGCAATGGGTGAAAGTGCACAAGGTCTTAAAGCTGGTATACTGTTTTTTTCAGCTGTTGTTATAGTAGTTGGGATAATATCGTTTTTTACAGTTCCACATGATGAAATAAAGGAAGTAAATGAATCAGGCGAAAAAATTGGTAAAAATGCAGCTGCATTCCAAGGCATGATTAATGCTATAAAGATGAAAGAAATATGGGTTGTTGCATTTACAATATTCTCTGTATATTGTGTATATTGTGGCCTTACATACTTTATACCATTTTTAAGTGATGTATATGCTATGCCAGCAACATTAGTAGGGGCATATGGTATAATAAACCAATATGGACTAAAGATGGTAGGAGGGCCAGTGGGAGGATTCCTAGCAGATAAAGTTACTAAATCTACAGCTAAATATATAAGAGCAGCATTTGTTGTAGCAGCAATAGCTATGACAATAATAATATTTTTACCTCATGAATCAATGAGTATATATACTGGGATGAGCTTAACACTAGGATTTGGAGCTATAATATTCACAATGAGAGCAGTATTTTTTGCTCCAATGGATGAAATAAAAGTACCAAAAGAAATAAGTGGTGCAGCGATGTCTATAGGATCTCTTGTAGGGTACTTCCCATCAACATTTGCATACACTCTTTATGGAAGTATGTTAGATAAAAGTCCAGGGTTATCAGGATATAAAATGGTATTTATGACAATGGTAGGATTCTCAATTTTAGGATTTTTTATAAGTTCTTACTTAGTTAGAGTTATAAAACGTAAGCAAGCAGAAGATGCAAGATAAGTATAAGAGATATGTTAAATAAAAAATTAAAAAATTTTCTATAACCTGTGGATATATCCATAGGTTATAGAAGTAATTATATATAAAATCATAGAACATGTATTATTTAAAATAGGAGAAAAATAATATGAAAAATATAAATATAAATGGTTTTAAGAGAAATGGAGAATGGTTTAAAGGAAATTTACATAGTCATACTACAGTTTCAGATGGAAAATTAACTCCACAGGAATCAGTGAATCTGTATAAAGGAAATGGATATGATTTTATGTGCTTAAGTGAGCATGATATATACACAGATTTTAGAGGAGAATTAAATAGTGAAGGATTTATAATATTACCTGGGATAGAATGCTCAAGTGTATTATATGATGAGGATAATCAAAGAAAAAAAATACATCATTTGCATGGATTATTGGGAACTACAGAAATGCAAGAAAAGGCTAAGGGTAAGCTTTTCAAACATATGGAAATTTTAGAACCTCTAGTATGGGAAGGTGCTAAAACCGCTCAAGACATAGCTAATCTTATGGAAGCTAAGGGGTGTATATCAACTTATAATCACCCTTTATGGTCAAGAGTAGACCAAGAAGATTTTATAGATACAAAAGGAATCTTTGCTTTAGAAATATATAATCATGGTACAGTATTAGAAAGTAATACAGGATATGATACAACTCATTGGGATACTATGTTGAGAAAAGGAAATAAAGTATTTGCATTTGCATCAGATGATAATCATAATGAAGATTTCTTACCGGATTCATTTGGAGGATGGGTAATGGTTAAAGCTGAATCTCTAGAACATGATAATATAATAAATGCATTAATAAATGGAGATTACTATTCTTCATCAGGTCCTCAAATATATGATTTTGGTATAAAAGATGGAGTTGCATATGTAGAATGTTCTCCTGTAAATCATGTCAACTTTATGTCTGGAAATGCTATAAATGGTGGTTTTTCATATTGGGGAGAGCCTAAAGAAGATAGTATTACAAGAGCAGAGTTTGAGCTAAGAGGAAATGAAACATATATAAGAATAGAATGTGTTGATAAATATGGTAAAATAGCATGGAGCAATCCTATATTTATAGATGATATAAAGTCAAAATAAATGTATTGACATTGAGAGGGAGAAGTATGGAAAATTTGGAACTTTTTTTGAGACAGCTTGCAAGTATCTTATGGGGAAATTGGTTATTATTTACCCTTTTAGCAGTAGGTTTATTATATTCCTTTGCAACAGGATTTGTTCAATTTAAAAAATTTCCGTATATAATAAACCAGACAATAATAAATCCTATGAAGCAAAATTTTAAAGGAGATAAATCAAGTTCTGAGGGGTCTATAACGTCATTTCAAGCAATGTGCACAGCTTTAGCAAGTTGCGTAGGTAGTGGAAATATTATAGGTGTTTCTACTGCACTTGCATCTGGGGGAATAGGTGCAATTTTTTGGATGTGGGTAGCTGCATTTTTAGGAATGGCAACTAAGTTTGGGGAAATTATTTTAGGTATTTTATATAGAGAAAAAAATAATAAAGGTGAATATATAGGCGGACCTATGTATTATATTTCTAAAGGGTTAAATCTACCTATATTAGGAAGTATAACTGCTATACTTATGACTGTTCAAATAATAGGTGGTAATCTTATACAATCTAATACTATATCTAGTGTGATGAAGAATACATTTAGCGTATCTCCATTGATAACTGGTATATTATTAGTTACTATAGTTTTTACCATAGTTTATGGTGGACTTAAAAGATTAGCAACTGTTACTCAAAAAATTGTTCCTATAATGGCTATATTCTACATATTGTTTGGCTTATTTTTAATATTAGTTAATATAGATAAAGTTCCAGGTGTATTAGAGGATATAATTAAAAGTGCATTTACATTTGAAGCTGGTGTAGGTGGTATGGCAGGTCATACTATCAAAGAAGCTATGAGATTTGGTGTAGCCAGAGGCTTATACTCAAACGAAGCAGGGGAAGGTTCTGCTCCAGTAATTCATTCGGCAGCAAATGTAAAACATCCTGTAGAACAAGCTATATTTGGTGTTACTGAAGTATTTATAGATACAATTGTAATATGTACCATAACAGGATTGATTTTAGGATGTACAGGTGTATTAAATAGTGGTGAACATCCATCTATTTTAGTAATAAATGCGTTTAAAACAATACATCCATTAATGGGGTATATTGTATCTTTAAGTTTAATTTTATTCTCATTAACTTCTCTTATGAGTCAGTGGTATTTTGGATATGTAGGACTAAATTATGTACTGGGAGAAACTGTAGCAGTTAATTTCAAATATGTTTTTCCTATATTTAGTATTATTGGAGCATTAGTTAGTATGGATATAGTATGGCTGATACAAGATTGTGCTCTTGGGCTTCTTATAATACCAAATCTTTTAGCATTGATTGTATTAGTTCCAAAAGTAAAAAAAGCCACTAATGAATATTTTGCTTAGTATTAACTTAGTAAATTAAATAATATAAGTAAACTTTAATTTTTATGGTAAAAAATAAAATAGTTAAAAATTTAAGCGATTTCAGTATAAATTTAAAGAATGCTATACTAAATTAAAAATTAATAAAAAAGGATAGACTTAATTTGTCTATCCTTTTTTATCAATTTTGATTCTTTAATAAATCCTTAATATCTCTAAGTAGCAAAACTTCTTCAGGTGTTTGAGCAACATTTTCCTCTTTAGTTGCAGCCTCTTCTTTTTTTCTAGTAAACTTTAACTTGTTTATAGTTTTAACAAATATAAAAATACAAAATGCTACTATTAAAAAATCAACTGAAGTCTGTAAAAAATTACCTACATTCAAAGTAACGGCAGGAATAGATCCTATAGATTCTTTTAATACTATCTTATACTCTGAAAAGTTTATTCCACCAGTAGCCATTCCTACTATTGGCATTATAATATCATTGACTAAAGAAGTGACTATTTTAGAAAACGCACCTCCGATAACAACACCTACTGCTAAATCTATTATATTTCCTTTAACAGCAAATTCTTTAAACTCATTTAAAAATTTATTCATAATATGACTCCTTATCGAATTATTGATTATACATATTACTATATAATAATAAAACTTACAAGGGGTGAAAAATTAAAATGAAAATCTAAATATAATTATTATAAAATTATAACTATATTTAAGTATACTTTGGCTATGAATTATCCAAAATTAGGATTCTTAGAAAAATAGTGAGGATTACAACTTATTGTAGAAAACTTTTATACTAATTAATAATTAAAAATCATATACTCAATTAGGACATATATATAATAGAGGTGGTATTATATGAAAAATATATTAGTTAGTAAAATTAAAATAACATTAAATCTATTAATTTTAATAATTTCTTTATTATTAGTGGGGTGTTCTAATGCTGAAGAAAAACCTAGAGAAAAAACAAGTACTAAGTCAAATGTATCGGTAGAAGTCATGGAGGCAGCTAAAAAAGAAGATAAAGAATCAGCTAGAAAAACAGGTAAAGATTTGAAAATAACTAAAGACAGTAATGAATTAAAAGAAAAGACATTATTTATAGAAAAATCTTATGATACTTCTAAAGAAGGTATAGATGAGTTAAAATCAAAATCTAAAAGCAGCAAAATATACACAAATACGCAAATAGAAGGAAATGTATTATTATTACTTGAAACTGACGGAGCCATAAAAAATATACGAGTACATGAGTTAGGTGAAGAATTTATGGATGTAGGCGTTGATATAGATGCATACTTAGAAAAATATAGTGAACTTAATTATATAGAACTTGAGGATGTAATATTAGATAAAAATAATTCAATAATAATAAGACTACATGAACCAGAAACTATACCAAACTATTGCATAACTTGGACTGATGAATTAGGTAATAAAGGATACTATGTAGTAGCTTATGGATTTAATAAAGATGGAACAGAGATAAAAAGAGAAACAGTAAAAATAAATGTAGATAATAGTAAAAATGAAGATTTAAAACCTACTGAAAATATGACAAATAAACTATCAGAAGAAGAGGCTATTTATCTAGTTAAAGATAAATTAATAGGAGAAGGGTTGAATGCAAAAATTAAAGTAGATCATATAGAAGGTAATAATTATGTTATACAAGTTTATGAACTTGTTGAAATAGAGGGAGAGGGTTCACATATAGCTACTCTAGGATGGTATAATGTAGATATGTATACTGGGGAAATTACAAATTTATTTTAATATATCATTTATAAATTTACTTGTAAATATAAGTAAATATCTTATGGAAAATTTGAGAGTATATTTATATAGTAGATGAATATAAAAATGTTCAAATTACCTTTAAAAATATGACTATTGAGGAGATAAGTCTAGAAATACAGAGGGAGGTGGACATGAACTTGCTATTTGCAAGAGCTCTGTATAACTTCAAGGGGGGAAGTTTAATCTATTTTGACATGTAATATCTGTATTATTTTTTAGTGAAATTATGTAACTAAATATGGGATATATTATCTTATAATGAATATTTGGTCCATGGAACAATTAAGCAAATATTAAAACTATATTAAAAAAGGAGCGAATCTCGATTTGAGATACCTCCTTTTTTAATTATATTTTAATGAAGATTTTTTATTATCCAAATTTAATCTATTTCTAAAATAAGGTAATTGGGATAAATGGCTCAAGAGATAATTTGCAGAAAGTCCTATAAATATACCTGTAATAATACCTATTGTAGACAATACTGGAAGATATAGAAATACTCCAAAATTATTTAAAATAAGAGATGCTGCAAGTAATTGGCCTACATTATGAAATACCGCAGCACAAGAACTAACACCTATTACAGAAACATGTTTACCACCTAATTTTTTAGTAATTATAGTGGCAATAAAACTAAATATACCACCAGTAGCACTGTACAACAGTGTAGACATATTACCACCAAAGATTGCAGCTAAAAATACTCTTAATATAAGTATAATAAAAGAATCTTTATAATTATCTAATGTATAGATTGATATTATTATAATCAAGTTTGCAAGTCCAAGTTTAGCACCAGGAGTTACAAATGGAATTGGCATCATTCGTTCAATCAAGGATAGTATTAACGCCATTGACACGAGTAATGACATATAAATCATTTTAGAAGTTTTGTTTAATTTCATAATTAGTGTGATAGTATCATATCATCAGATGAACTATCTTTTTCAGCTCCTTTAATTTCAATTATTAATTCATTTGGTAGGCAAATAATATTTTCACCTACATTAGATATTTCACCTTGCTTTATGCAAAGCTCATCTTTGCAATTTGCTTTTATAATTTTTATTTTATTATCTTTTACTAATACATCATTAGTACCATGTTTAGATTTTATAGTAAAGGTTTTCTCATCTTTAAAAGAAGATAAAGGTATATTATCATAAAATTTACCATTAACTTTTATACTAACATAAGTTGAATTAAAATTTTTAGAAAGGGATTTTGAGAAAATTATACTCGGTACAAAAGATAAAATAAGTAATGATACAATAATAATAATATCAAGCTTTTTTAAACTTTTCATAAATGATTTCTCCTTTAGGTTATTCAAAAATATTAAATCTTCATATAATTGAATTTTAAAGGATATAAAATATAAATGGCAATCTAAAAAATATATTTTATAAAAAAATATTAATATGTTTACTAAATTAGAGTGTATAATCCCATTATAAATGGAATGTTCTTCAACTGAAGAAAAAATTTAAAACTCAAAAATCAAAAAACTTACAAATTAAGTAAAAAGAAAAACTATTAATATATAAAACTATTTCTATAGATAAATAATTGTTTAAATATTGACTTTACAATCAAATAATGATAAATCTATATATAAAAGAATGTACTTATGTATCATAAAAATAAAAAAGGGTAAGTATTTTAATTATTGTGTATACAGAACATAGTTAAAATTAGAGATTATAGGGATAGCAAATATTATTATATAAGGGGAAATTAAATATGGACAAAAAAATGATTGTTAGTATAATAATAATAATTTTAACTATCATTTTAGTGGGATGTCAAAAAGAAGAGCAAAGTGAACCAATAGGAAGAACGGAAATATTTATGGGGACACCAATAACAATTACCTTGCATAGTGGGGGTAGCAAAGAAATATTAGATAAAGCATTTGATAAAGTTTCAGAAATAGAAAATCTAGTGAGTATAAACAAAGAAGGTACAGAACTATATAAACTTAATAAAAATGCAGGTAAATCTTCAATAAAACTAAGTGATACTAGTTATAAAATTATAAAAAAAGCAATAGAATATTCAAAGCTATCTGATGGTGGATATGATATTTCTATAGGTCCATTAGTTAAACTTTGGAGTATAGGCCTTGAAGGTGCAAAGGTCCCGACAAAAGAAGAAATTGATGAAGTTATAAAACTTATTGATTATTCAAAAGTAAAAATAAACGATAAAACCAAAGAAGTATTTCTAAGTGAAGAAGGTATGATGCTAGATTTAGGAAGTATAGCAAAAGGATATACTGCAGATGAACTTGCAAATTTGTTAAGAGAAGAGGGTGTTAAAGAAGCTATAATAGATTTAGGTGGAAATATATATGCTCTAGGAAGTAAAGAAGGAAATAAAGAATGGAAAATAGGTATCCAAAATCCATTTAGCGATAGAGGAAGTGTAGTAGGATCTATAGAAGTAGCTAATAAATCTATAGTAACAACAGGTGTTTATGAAAGATTTATAGAAGAAAATGATATAAAGTATCATCACATACTAAATCCTAAAACTGGATATCCTTATAAAACTGAAATAGCAGGTGTATCAATAATAGCTGATTTTTCAGTAGATGCAGATGCTTTATCTACATTAGTTTTTATAAAAGGACTAGAAGAAGGATTTGATTTTGTAGAAAGTCTAGAAAATATAGATGCAATATTTATAACTAATGATAAAGAAGTATATATAACAGAGGGAATTAAAGAAACATTTAATATAATGGATAATAATTTTAAACTTTGCAATTAGATATTGGTGGTAGCGTAATATACATATAAGTAGTTTAAATTATTTTTATTAATTTGTGTATTTAAAGAGTATGTCAAAAGTTTCAAATAATTTATACATATCTAAATTAACTTTAAACCATCATTCTTTTGAAGTTTGAAAAGTATTTATTATAAAATTTTATGAAAATTTTTAATACTGTCTATTTTTTTTAGTTTGTTTATAATAAATTGAATAGGGTATAAAAAATTATACAAATCAACTTTAGGGGAGGTCTTTTTATGAATTACCAACTTCAGCAAGTTCAAGTAATAAAAGCACTTGAGGAAAGAGGATTAGATAATATATTTACTATTTCAAGGGAAACTTCTAAGAGCGTACTTTTCCAAGCTAAGCAAACTTTAAAGAATGGTGATTGTATTATATCTTTAAGTTTAAATGGTGGTAACTTAGCTCCTATATATTATTGTATAGGTAGATTAGATAATCTACATAAGAAGAATGACTTATTAAATCTTATTAATGCTTTTAATGAAGAAAATTTAGTACTTAATTTCTTTTTACATGAGGATAATACAATAATGGCTAGAATCACTTACATATCAAATGAAAAAAACTTTAATGCCTATGATTATGTATCTTTAATTGAAGTAGGATTTAAGTCTATAGAGGATAATTATTATGATAAAATAATGGATGCTTCAAAATAATAATATTATTAAAAGACTAATATAAAGCTTAAAATTACATATTTTAATAATTTAATAGTTTTTATAAATTATGTAGCTATAAAAATAGTAAAATATAACTCATATATTATATTGTTATTAGCAATGTAGTATATGAGTTATATTTTTGAAATTTATACCAAAAAAGTATAATACTTTGAAGTTAATATAATGAATTTTATAAGTATAAAATCAATCGCTAGAAATCATAGAGATAGAATTATAAAAAATAATTTTGAGTTAGGAAAATTGTAACTTTGAAAAATAGGCTTTATTTATACAATAAAGTGCTATAATTATTTTGCGTACTTATCTATAAATTTAAAAATTCTAAAAAATACTCATTACCAGTATCATCATATCCACCAATATGATTATTACCATCTATAATCCAAAGCTCTTTTTTGTTATGAGGAATAGATTTATATATTTCTTCACTATTATCAGAAGCACACACCTTATCACCTTTCTCATGAATAAGCATTATAGGAACAGTTGAATTTTCAACAGCTTTATAAGGCATAACATCATCAAAATTAAATCCAGAATGAAGCTTAGTATAAATATCACCCCAAAAACTAATATAGCTAGTAGGAATAAGAGGAATATTTTCTGCCTCGATACCTAATCTAACAGCATCTTCCATTTTAGAATAGGGGGAATCTAATATATAAAAATCAACATTTTTATCCTTTTCATTTAAAGCAACGTGCATAGTGGAAGTAGCAGCTCCCATAGAAAATCCATGAACACCTATTTTTCCATCAGGGTATATTTTCTTAATATATTTAACAGCACTATCTAAATCATATCTTTCATAAAGTCCAAAACTATAATCATCACCACCACTTTTTCCTGTGTGTCTTTGATTGTATACTAATACGTTATATCCATTATCTAAATAGTTAAAAGAGTATCTTAGCATATCATAATAAGAACGACCAATACCATGAACCATTACTATAGTGTTATTAGTTTTCTTATTAGACTTTATAAGTAAAGATTCTATTTTATAATTGTTTTTAGTTTTAATCATTAAATTTTCATGTTTGTAGTTTTTTAACTTATCTAAAGGTTTATCAGGTTTTTGAGAGAATACTTCAACTATATTTTCACTTTTATTAACTTCAGATGAACCAACAGATCCGTCATACACTAGTTTTCCTAAGTAGTAGGAACCACCTAGTAGAGATAACACCATTATAATGGCTATAAATAACACTTTCTTCTTAGATGTCTTTTTCATTATGTCTCCTTTTTAATCTAGTTTTAGCACTAGATACTAATATCTATTATAACTTAAATTATTATATAGTAATATCTATATATTTTCAATATGATAAATATTAAATTTAATTTATTTAAAGATATATATTTGTATAATCTGTAGTATTAAGTTCATAATACCAATAAAAAGAAAAAAGGAGATTTAAAATTGATAGATATAAATACACTTTATCTAGAATCAAAAAAATCTATAAAGTCATACAGAGAATATAGAGAAATAAGTAAGATACTAAATGATAAAATATTTGATTATCTAGAAACTACCCAAAAAGGGTTAAATGATATTAATATAATGGGATTACTTAAAAATAATAGAGTATATTTAGATAAGAATATAGAATTTGACTACTGTCATGACTTTATATTATATGAAAAAACTCTAAATAATAAAAGCGGAGTGGACTTATTTCTAGAAAGTCATAAATTAGAAGACAAATCAGAAATAGAGCTTATAGAATCAATGAAAAACTCAAAAACTTCTCTTTACAAAGTAATAGATATAGATAAAAAAGACTTTAAAATTAAAATAGAAGATATAAATACAAAAGAAATAATAAATATAATAGATATATCTCTTTCAAGAACTTTAGATAAAGACCATTTGGTATTTACAAGAATAATAAGCATAGGTGATGTAAATTTTACATCAGGAATGGTTATGTTATTTAATCTTAATCATATAGATTTTTTAGAAAGAGTAGCAAAAAAGGAAATGAAAAAACTAAATATAGAAAATGAAAATGTTAAAAGATTTATAACATTTTTTTATTTATCTAGACAACATGGCTACAATATGACACTAACACCTACAACGTAATATTATAAAATTGATATATAAAAAGGGCATGGATACTCTGCTATTATATCTTAAAAAAATTAATACTATATTAAAACATATTCTAAAAATTAAAGCATTTGTCAATTTATGTTAAAAGAATAATTTATATGTTATAATTTAGGTAAAGATATTTATAAAAGGGGGCTTTTAGTGAGAGTGAGAAATGTCTTTAATAATTCCATAGAACAAAAAAGAATAAGTATGGTAATAATACTTTTAATATCAATGATAATATT
Encoded here:
- a CDS encoding PHP domain-containing protein, which gives rise to MKNININGFKRNGEWFKGNLHSHTTVSDGKLTPQESVNLYKGNGYDFMCLSEHDIYTDFRGELNSEGFIILPGIECSSVLYDEDNQRKKIHHLHGLLGTTEMQEKAKGKLFKHMEILEPLVWEGAKTAQDIANLMEAKGCISTYNHPLWSRVDQEDFIDTKGIFALEIYNHGTVLESNTGYDTTHWDTMLRKGNKVFAFASDDNHNEDFLPDSFGGWVMVKAESLEHDNIINALINGDYYSSSGPQIYDFGIKDGVAYVECSPVNHVNFMSGNAINGGFSYWGEPKEDSITRAEFELRGNETYIRIECVDKYGKIAWSNPIFIDDIKSK
- a CDS encoding alanine/glycine:cation symporter family protein, with the protein product MENLELFLRQLASILWGNWLLFTLLAVGLLYSFATGFVQFKKFPYIINQTIINPMKQNFKGDKSSSEGSITSFQAMCTALASCVGSGNIIGVSTALASGGIGAIFWMWVAAFLGMATKFGEIILGILYREKNNKGEYIGGPMYYISKGLNLPILGSITAILMTVQIIGGNLIQSNTISSVMKNTFSVSPLITGILLVTIVFTIVYGGLKRLATVTQKIVPIMAIFYILFGLFLILVNIDKVPGVLEDIIKSAFTFEAGVGGMAGHTIKEAMRFGVARGLYSNEAGEGSAPVIHSAANVKHPVEQAIFGVTEVFIDTIVICTITGLILGCTGVLNSGEHPSILVINAFKTIHPLMGYIVSLSLILFSLTSLMSQWYFGYVGLNYVLGETVAVNFKYVFPIFSIIGALVSMDIVWLIQDCALGLLIIPNLLALIVLVPKVKKATNEYFA
- a CDS encoding MFS transporter, giving the protein MNEKELQIKTKYACNRWFTFAILVLGAGTIFKLSSLKDAFYIPMQQYMGLNHTQIGMALSTYGMVQTVGLIFSIYLADRFSKKYMISFSLIGVGLVGIYLSTFPPYAGFLAAFAVLAIFGEVIYWPVLLKAVRLIATEKEQGRIFGFLEAGRGIVDTIVAFSALAIFSAMGESAQGLKAGILFFSAVVIVVGIISFFTVPHDEIKEVNESGEKIGKNAAAFQGMINAIKMKEIWVVAFTIFSVYCVYCGLTYFIPFLSDVYAMPATLVGAYGIINQYGLKMVGGPVGGFLADKVTKSTAKYIRAAFVVAAIAMTIIIFLPHESMSIYTGMSLTLGFGAIIFTMRAVFFAPMDEIKVPKEISGAAMSIGSLVGYFPSTFAYTLYGSMLDKSPGLSGYKMVFMTMVGFSILGFFISSYLVRVIKRKQAEDAR
- a CDS encoding alpha/beta hydrolase — translated: MKKTSKKKVLFIAIIMVLSLLGGSYYLGKLVYDGSVGSSEVNKSENIVEVFSQKPDKPLDKLKNYKHENLMIKTKNNYKIESLLIKSNKKTNNTIVMVHGIGRSYYDMLRYSFNYLDNGYNVLVYNQRHTGKSGGDDYSFGLYERYDLDSAVKYIKKIYPDGKIGVHGFSMGAATSTMHVALNEKDKNVDFYILDSPYSKMEDAVRLGIEAENIPLIPTSYISFWGDIYTKLHSGFNFDDVMPYKAVENSTVPIMLIHEKGDKVCASDNSEEIYKSIPHNKKELWIIDGNNHIGGYDDTGNEYFLEFLNL
- a CDS encoding NusG domain II-containing protein, which gives rise to MKSLKKLDIIIIVSLLILSFVPSIIFSKSLSKNFNSTYVSIKVNGKFYDNIPLSSFKDEKTFTIKSKHGTNDVLVKDNKIKIIKANCKDELCIKQGEISNVGENIICLPNELIIEIKGAEKDSSSDDMILSH
- the mscL gene encoding large-conductance mechanosensitive channel protein MscL, with product MNKFLNEFKEFAVKGNIIDLAVGVVIGGAFSKIVTSLVNDIIMPIVGMATGGINFSEYKIVLKESIGSIPAVTLNVGNFLQTSVDFLIVAFCIFIFVKTINKLKFTRKKEEAATKEENVAQTPEEVLLLRDIKDLLKNQN
- a CDS encoding FAD:protein FMN transferase, giving the protein MDKKMIVSIIIIILTIILVGCQKEEQSEPIGRTEIFMGTPITITLHSGGSKEILDKAFDKVSEIENLVSINKEGTELYKLNKNAGKSSIKLSDTSYKIIKKAIEYSKLSDGGYDISIGPLVKLWSIGLEGAKVPTKEEIDEVIKLIDYSKVKINDKTKEVFLSEEGMMLDLGSIAKGYTADELANLLREEGVKEAIIDLGGNIYALGSKEGNKEWKIGIQNPFSDRGSVVGSIEVANKSIVTTGVYERFIEENDIKYHHILNPKTGYPYKTEIAGVSIIADFSVDADALSTLVFIKGLEEGFDFVESLENIDAIFITNDKEVYITEGIKETFNIMDNNFKLCN
- a CDS encoding Gx transporter family protein, which codes for MSLLVSMALILSLIERMMPIPFVTPGAKLGLANLIIIISIYTLDNYKDSFIILILRVFLAAIFGGNMSTLLYSATGGIFSFIATIITKKLGGKHVSVIGVSSCAAVFHNVGQLLAASLILNNFGVFLYLPVLSTIGIITGIFIGLSANYLLSHLSQLPYFRNRLNLDNKKSSLKYN